The following coding sequences are from one Desulfosporosinus orientis DSM 765 window:
- a CDS encoding SDR family NAD(P)-dependent oxidoreductase, whose translation MNTDYLSLEGKVAIVTGGSRGIGKAIALTLADAGADVVVSSRKLADLELVAEEIRGLGKRSLAVAAHVRESEDIRNLVEKAKKEFGRIDILVNNAATNPAMGPLVDMDEKMYDQIMNTNLKGYTLLSQLAAKQMISQGGGSIVNIASVLGVTPDKGLGLYCISKAGIIMLTKAMAKELGEFNIRVNAIAPGVIQTSFSQALWTNEVLMKEEMKNTPLKRIAQPEEVGRTALYLASNASAYVTGQTIIMDGGGSI comes from the coding sequence ATGAATACTGATTATCTTTCCCTAGAAGGAAAGGTCGCGATAGTGACTGGAGGGAGCCGTGGTATAGGGAAAGCTATTGCCTTAACTTTAGCCGATGCCGGAGCTGATGTGGTGGTAAGTAGTCGCAAGCTTGCTGATTTAGAATTGGTGGCTGAAGAAATTAGAGGATTGGGGAAACGCTCTCTGGCGGTAGCTGCCCATGTCAGAGAAAGTGAGGATATTCGAAATTTAGTAGAAAAGGCTAAAAAAGAGTTTGGCAGGATTGATATTTTGGTAAATAATGCGGCAACAAATCCTGCCATGGGTCCTTTGGTTGACATGGATGAGAAGATGTATGATCAAATAATGAATACTAATCTCAAAGGGTATACCTTGCTAAGCCAGTTAGCAGCAAAACAAATGATTAGCCAAGGCGGGGGAAGTATTGTCAATATTGCTTCAGTATTGGGAGTTACCCCAGACAAGGGGCTGGGTCTTTATTGCATTAGCAAAGCCGGTATAATCATGCTGACAAAGGCAATGGCCAAAGAGTTGGGAGAATTCAATATTCGAGTAAATGCTATCGCTCCGGGAGTAATCCAAACCAGTTTCAGTCAGGCTTTGTGGACTAATGAAGTGTTAATGAAAGAGGAGATGAAGAATACTCCCTTGAAACGGATAGCTCAGCCGGAAGAGGTAGGGAGAACCGCTCTTTATCTAGCCTCAAACGCTTCAGCTTATGTAACAGGTCAAACGATCATCATGGATGGCGGCGGTTCAATCTAG
- a CDS encoding DUF362 domain-containing protein codes for MTKTSVSIVKVKDVYESLKESINLSDGFACLNINDKILIKPNIVSWDFDLPFPPYGVVTTSTVMEALVRILAEHGFRDIAIGEGSLPTLSPKGEVVYEKLGYFKLQERYGVKLLDFNQGEFVATDYGDGIMLDIAKQALEADKIINVPVLKTHSQAKVSLGIKNLKGCLNKESKQICHGVGNEELNLMFPRIIEKLPVALTIIDGLYTLEKGPSHTGRAFRKDLLIVSRDPFACDLVGAALLGYPANEVDHLANYARRHGLSLELSDYEITGESVTDQREFVNYDWEWSEDDTGPAGFKRSGITGLAVRKYDSSLCTGCSVQYNPMLILLSSAFKGKPFPNVELVSGKQQLASSGFDRSVLFGKCACHLNKENANIKKAIPLWGCPPNLEKFVKVLAEEGIKCDYNEYVRFRHYLFSRYKENEGFKLTDWAIE; via the coding sequence ATGACCAAAACATCCGTTTCAATAGTAAAAGTTAAAGATGTTTACGAGTCACTGAAGGAGAGCATAAATTTAAGCGATGGGTTTGCATGTTTGAATATCAATGACAAAATCCTGATCAAGCCCAACATTGTTAGTTGGGATTTTGACTTACCCTTTCCTCCCTATGGCGTAGTAACCACCAGTACCGTAATGGAGGCATTAGTTCGTATCCTGGCCGAACATGGTTTTCGGGATATAGCGATTGGCGAGGGCTCTCTTCCTACGTTAAGCCCAAAAGGGGAAGTTGTTTACGAAAAGTTGGGATATTTTAAACTTCAGGAGCGCTACGGGGTCAAATTGTTGGACTTTAACCAAGGAGAGTTTGTAGCTACAGATTATGGTGACGGGATTATGCTGGACATTGCCAAACAGGCTTTGGAAGCTGACAAGATTATCAACGTCCCAGTGTTAAAAACACATAGTCAAGCCAAAGTGTCTTTAGGTATTAAAAACCTGAAAGGATGCCTCAATAAAGAATCCAAACAGATCTGTCATGGAGTGGGTAACGAGGAACTTAATCTGATGTTCCCTCGTATCATTGAAAAGTTGCCAGTAGCATTGACCATCATTGATGGCCTATATACCCTAGAAAAGGGCCCTTCTCACACCGGAAGAGCATTTAGAAAAGATCTCCTGATAGTTTCTCGTGATCCTTTTGCCTGCGATCTTGTGGGGGCAGCCTTACTCGGTTATCCAGCAAACGAGGTGGATCATCTGGCTAATTACGCGAGGCGGCACGGGTTAAGCTTGGAACTGTCAGATTATGAAATTACAGGGGAGAGCGTGACTGATCAACGAGAATTTGTAAACTATGATTGGGAGTGGTCGGAAGACGATACCGGTCCCGCCGGTTTTAAAAGGAGCGGTATAACAGGGCTAGCGGTACGCAAGTATGATAGTAGTCTGTGTACTGGTTGTTCTGTTCAATATAATCCTATGTTGATACTTCTTTCCTCGGCTTTCAAAGGAAAGCCCTTTCCAAATGTTGAGTTAGTAAGCGGCAAGCAACAGCTGGCATCCTCTGGTTTTGATAGGTCCGTCCTATTTGGTAAGTGTGCTTGTCACTTAAATAAGGAAAATGCCAATATTAAGAAGGCGATTCCTCTTTGGGGGTGCCCTCCTAATCTTGAAAAATTCGTTAAAGTGTTAGCTGAAGAGGGGATTAAGTGTGACTATAACGAGTATGTCCGCTTCCGTCATTATTTGTTTAGTCGCTACAAGGAGAATGAAGGTTTCAAGCTTACGGATTGGGCGATTGAATAA
- a CDS encoding 3-hydroxyacyl-CoA dehydrogenase/enoyl-CoA hydratase family protein, which yields MQINKVAVIGSGVMGSTIAAHLANAGIPSLLLDIVPSKLSAKEEAAGLTLEDRKVRNSIAEQNKAKMLKMNPAPFLVPEFAERIEVGNISDDLGRLSEVDWVIEVVVERLDVKIDLFKKVAAIVRPGTIVTSNTSGISLKAMVEGLPESFTKYFLGTHFFNPPRYMKLLEIIPGPTTDPEVMKFICEFGDRALGKGVVMAKDTPNFIANRIGAIGSPVLLKEMLRLGLTVDEVDALTGPVMGRPKTASFKLIDLVGLDIFVHSNNNVANGVPEEKDDFVLPEFINTMMSNGWLGNKAKQGFYKKSKGPKGKVVEVLNINTLTYGPQQPVNFPCLEKAKAAKGLPEKLRILVSGDDKGSEFAWNVLKPTLLYAANLVKDIAEDITGIDEGMRWGYNWDLGPFELWDALGVKATADRIVKEGGKLPAIVEELLAKGYESFYQTEAGEISFYDAGAYKQKAVSPYTFSLKKAHKTGKVIVSNAGASLVDLGDGVACLEFTSPNNSINTDVVDMIFKSVAEVEKNYQGMVIGNQGKNFCVGANLVAILQEAEKANWTDLDQGIRDLQNATMALKYAKKPVVAAPFGMTLGGGAEVCLHSHAIQASSELYMGLVEVGVGLIPAGGGTKELAVRAMEGVLPGVQVTPDYFFAKRFEMIAMAQVSNSAEKARQLGFLRDYDRYSMNPEHIIMDAKARVIDLARNFRPNLPSKVKIAGPGVRGTLDLAMYGMLEGHYISEYDQYIGNKLAYAITGGDRPAGMLVDEQYLLDLEREVFLSLLGEAKTLDRIRHMLTKGKPLRN from the coding sequence ATGCAGATTAATAAAGTAGCGGTAATAGGGTCAGGCGTAATGGGGAGTACCATTGCTGCACATCTGGCCAACGCCGGAATTCCGAGTCTGTTGCTGGATATTGTCCCTTCCAAGCTATCCGCTAAAGAAGAAGCAGCCGGATTAACCCTCGAGGACCGAAAGGTTCGGAATAGTATTGCAGAACAAAATAAGGCCAAAATGTTGAAAATGAATCCTGCCCCATTTTTAGTCCCTGAATTTGCGGAGCGAATTGAGGTAGGAAACATTAGTGATGATTTAGGACGCTTAAGCGAAGTCGATTGGGTGATTGAGGTTGTTGTAGAACGACTCGATGTCAAGATCGATCTCTTTAAAAAGGTAGCTGCTATTGTCCGCCCAGGTACGATAGTAACTTCTAATACCTCTGGGATCTCACTAAAAGCTATGGTGGAAGGGCTTCCGGAAAGTTTTACAAAGTATTTCCTGGGTACGCACTTTTTTAATCCCCCACGCTACATGAAACTCTTAGAAATTATCCCTGGACCTACTACTGACCCAGAGGTCATGAAATTTATATGCGAATTTGGTGATCGGGCCTTGGGCAAAGGGGTTGTCATGGCTAAAGACACTCCTAATTTTATTGCGAATCGGATTGGAGCCATCGGCTCTCCTGTTTTGCTTAAGGAAATGCTTCGTTTGGGGTTAACCGTTGATGAAGTGGATGCCTTAACGGGACCTGTCATGGGACGTCCAAAGACTGCTTCATTCAAATTGATCGATCTCGTTGGCTTGGATATCTTTGTCCACTCAAACAATAATGTGGCCAATGGAGTACCAGAGGAAAAAGATGACTTTGTTTTGCCAGAGTTCATTAATACTATGATGAGTAATGGTTGGCTGGGAAACAAAGCAAAGCAAGGTTTTTATAAAAAGTCCAAAGGTCCTAAGGGTAAAGTAGTTGAAGTTTTAAATATAAATACGTTGACTTATGGTCCACAACAACCTGTAAATTTCCCTTGCTTGGAAAAGGCAAAAGCGGCAAAAGGCCTGCCTGAGAAACTTCGTATCTTAGTTAGCGGAGATGATAAAGGCTCAGAGTTTGCCTGGAATGTTTTAAAACCTACTCTTCTTTATGCTGCTAATTTAGTCAAAGATATCGCAGAAGATATTACCGGTATCGACGAAGGCATGCGTTGGGGCTACAATTGGGATCTGGGTCCCTTTGAACTATGGGATGCCCTTGGAGTCAAAGCTACAGCTGATCGTATAGTCAAAGAAGGCGGTAAATTGCCTGCGATCGTAGAGGAATTACTCGCTAAAGGATATGAAAGCTTCTATCAGACCGAGGCTGGAGAGATTTCTTTCTATGATGCTGGAGCTTATAAGCAAAAAGCAGTCAGCCCATACACGTTCTCGTTGAAGAAAGCTCATAAGACAGGCAAGGTAATAGTAAGCAATGCTGGTGCGAGCCTCGTTGACCTTGGCGATGGGGTAGCCTGTTTAGAGTTCACCTCTCCAAATAACTCCATCAATACGGATGTAGTTGACATGATCTTTAAGTCCGTGGCTGAAGTGGAGAAGAATTACCAAGGTATGGTAATCGGCAACCAAGGGAAGAATTTCTGCGTTGGTGCTAACCTCGTAGCTATTCTCCAGGAAGCGGAGAAAGCAAACTGGACTGATCTGGATCAGGGTATTCGTGACTTACAAAATGCTACAATGGCCTTGAAATATGCTAAGAAACCTGTCGTAGCGGCTCCTTTCGGTATGACCCTCGGCGGTGGAGCTGAAGTTTGTCTACACTCTCATGCTATTCAAGCCTCGTCCGAACTCTATATGGGACTCGTTGAAGTCGGTGTTGGCTTAATCCCTGCCGGCGGTGGAACGAAGGAATTGGCTGTTCGGGCAATGGAAGGGGTTTTGCCGGGCGTACAAGTTACTCCAGACTACTTCTTTGCCAAACGCTTTGAAATGATTGCCATGGCCCAAGTTTCAAACAGTGCGGAAAAAGCTCGTCAACTTGGTTTCTTGAGAGACTATGATCGCTATAGCATGAACCCAGAGCATATCATTATGGATGCTAAGGCACGAGTTATTGACTTAGCTCGTAACTTCAGACCAAATTTACCATCAAAGGTGAAAATTGCTGGTCCTGGTGTCCGTGGCACTTTAGATTTGGCGATGTATGGAATGCTCGAAGGGCATTATATCTCAGAGTATGATCAGTATATTGGCAATAAACTGGCTTATGCAATAACCGGTGGGGACCGCCCGGCTGGAATGCTCGTCGATGAGCAATATCTCTTAGATCTTGAACGAGAAGTCTTTTTGAGCTTACTTGGAGAAGCGAAGACACTGGATCGCATCCGTCATATGCTCACAAAAGGCAAGCCATTACGTAATTAG
- a CDS encoding acetyl-CoA C-acyltransferase → MQEAYIVQAKRTAIGKSGKGSLAQVRPDDLGAYVIQDVLRNVPSLKTEEIEDFVLGCSFPEGEQGMNMARIMALRAGLPLDVAGVTINRFCSSGLQAISMAADRIRLGEADVMLAGGAESMSIVPMGGSKPAPNPFMLANAPEVYLSMGITAENVAKKYEVTRDQQDAFAVQSHQKAYAAQSSGRFDDEIVPIPLPTWGKPGEKWFKTDEGIRPETTMESLAKLRPAFLNGGSVTAGNSSQTSDGAAITLMMSESKIKELGVKPIAVWRGFAVAGVEPELMGIGPIKAIPKVLKQVGLKLEDIDIFELNEAFASQSLAIIKTLDINPAKINPNGGAIAFGHPLGCTGAKLTATLLSELTKQKKKYGMVTMCIGGGMGAAGVYELL, encoded by the coding sequence ATGCAAGAAGCATACATTGTACAGGCTAAGCGGACAGCCATTGGTAAATCGGGCAAAGGTAGCTTGGCTCAGGTTCGTCCGGATGATTTAGGTGCTTATGTAATACAGGATGTTCTTAGAAATGTTCCTTCTCTTAAAACGGAAGAGATTGAGGACTTCGTACTTGGTTGTTCTTTTCCAGAAGGAGAGCAAGGGATGAATATGGCCAGAATTATGGCTCTGCGCGCTGGCCTTCCGCTGGACGTTGCAGGTGTGACCATTAATCGCTTTTGCTCGTCAGGACTGCAGGCGATCTCTATGGCAGCAGATCGGATTCGCTTGGGTGAAGCAGATGTGATGCTCGCAGGCGGAGCAGAAAGCATGTCTATTGTCCCGATGGGTGGGAGTAAACCAGCACCGAATCCATTTATGCTGGCGAATGCTCCAGAAGTCTATTTATCGATGGGCATTACCGCTGAGAATGTGGCAAAAAAATATGAAGTCACTCGTGATCAGCAAGATGCTTTCGCAGTACAAAGCCACCAGAAAGCTTATGCTGCACAAAGCAGTGGACGTTTTGATGACGAGATTGTTCCAATTCCACTACCCACTTGGGGAAAACCGGGTGAAAAATGGTTCAAAACAGATGAGGGGATTCGCCCGGAAACCACTATGGAATCGTTGGCTAAACTCCGGCCAGCCTTCTTGAATGGAGGCTCAGTCACGGCAGGGAACTCGTCCCAGACCAGTGATGGTGCAGCAATCACTCTTATGATGTCGGAATCAAAAATCAAGGAACTGGGCGTGAAACCAATAGCTGTTTGGCGTGGTTTTGCAGTTGCCGGTGTAGAACCCGAACTGATGGGCATTGGTCCGATTAAGGCCATCCCTAAAGTTTTGAAACAAGTCGGACTGAAACTTGAGGATATCGATATATTTGAGTTGAATGAAGCGTTTGCCTCTCAATCGCTGGCGATCATTAAGACGCTGGACATAAACCCGGCTAAAATCAATCCTAACGGTGGAGCAATTGCTTTTGGACACCCACTCGGCTGTACTGGGGCCAAGCTTACTGCAACCTTACTTTCTGAGTTGACAAAACAAAAGAAGAAATATGGCATGGTTACAATGTGCATCGGTGGCGGCATGGGAGCAGCTGGCGTGTACGAATTACTGTAG